In the genome of Aspergillus luchuensis IFO 4308 DNA, chromosome 2, nearly complete sequence, one region contains:
- a CDS encoding uncharacterized protein (COG:S;~EggNog:ENOG410PQ0G;~TransMembrane:1 (n2-9c13/14o37-61i)), translating to MLGISSIIATVIAFQFVDLVNDHGRDMGVRAEYGPQFLGMTWAATGLMLTGGITSLLTVLVDRSRAETGTLAGDCDDQAKSLMHSDYESVKSSAEPSPGVETEKEGKQ from the coding sequence ATGCTCGGAATCTCCTCAATTATTGCGACGGTTATCGCGTTTCAATTTGTCGATCTTGTCAATGACCATGGGCGCGATATGGGTGTCCGTGCCGAGTACGGACCCCAATTTTTGGGAATGACTTGGGCCGCCACAGGGTTGATGTTGACGGGAGGCATCACCAGTTTATTGACGGTGCTGGTCGACCGGAGCCGAGCAGAGACAGGCACCCTTGCAGGTGACTGTGATGATCAAGCCAAGTCCCTCATGCACTCGGACTATGAATCGGTCAAATCCAGTGCGGAACCATCTCCCGGGGTGGAGACagaaaaggagggaaagcagtga